GAAATCTAGCTGCAATAAAACCGTTGGCCCTTATTTTATTTGGATTAGTTACCTGAACTCACATATGTTGGTTGTGTCAGACAGCCTCAGCTTACTTACCATGTCAAGCCTCCTCTCAGGAAGATCATGCCATGGATCATTCAATTTACTGCAGATCTCTGCACACATACAAGCTAGAGGATCCTATTTGTGATCTTCCACTATTTTGAAAATATAGAGCTGTAGATCTGGCTGTGGGATGACTTTGGAGATCTGCACTCTTTCTGTGGTGGGTCAGTGTTTATCCAATAGCTAGACCTGGGTCTGAGATAGATTTACGTCCAGGGACATGGTTCAAGGGGCTTGCTCTAGTTGCCATGCAAAGCATGGGTTCTGTATGGAAACAGAATGCCATTTGAATACACACTGAATATCATCCTGTCCAGGATCAAGCATATCAGAAGCACACTCAGGAATATGTTTGAATTACACCCATATCATCCCCTAAAACTTTGACTTGAACAGCTCTTTAGATGTTGGGATTGAGGTATCCAGAAATGCTCATTAAGTTGTTTCCCCATCATGTACACAATATCATATGCAGACCTTGCAGGAAAAACAAGGACTAGCTCCTAAATCTTCCTTTATGGGTCCTGAGTCTATAGCGATCTCAGCAGTCACCAGAACTTGGCTGCAACAAACGTGAGTGCTTGTTAGTGAAAATGAGCCACCCATTCTCAAAAGAAATGGGGTGTGGAACTAAAGGGCGTGGCACATCCCAGCTAGGAACAAGTAAACCCTCTCACTGAGAAAACACCAAGAGTAAATAACCACATGGGCCCCCTTCCATACAGCCGCACAGAAACAATGTTCATAGCCAAGCCGCTATCTTCCTCCAGGGAGgtgagaataaatggacaaagaCACATTCCAAAGCGATTTCTATTACATGTATCTTTATTAGTATAGGTGAATGTGACAGAATTATGCTGAATATGTTAATGGAAGAACATGTAATTGAACAACGATATTCAGCTACAATATTCAAAAGGAATAAGTTAAACTTGCACAAGTTAGAGCATTGTGTATATAATGATAGTAGAAATGCTAGGTGAAGCGCGGGTGGGATAatggagatggggagcaggaaaAGTGGGGGAAAAGTCAGGACAGATCAGCATCTGTTTCAGCTGTAGCAAATGTGCTGTTGCTTTAGcaacattttttcttatttttgtaatCCTGGAAAATCTTCTTGAAAATGAAATAGAGCACAACGGCAAAGCAAAACAGGTAGTGTTTTATAACAAAATAGAAAGCCAGCTCCCTCACTGTGTAAATGAGGTGTATAAAGATGAAGCAGTATAGAAACAAGGTATACTGGTTCTGGGGCCGGAGTAGGTCATAGAGTCCTTGGCCAAACTgtggaaaaaggaagagagatgCATGACATTGCAAGACTGCATTCTGCACACTACTTTGTACAGATCCTGTTGCTCAGCACACCCAGTCCTTTTGGTCTGTACTGGATGTAGCCCATGCTCTGTGTGAGCTCATAGTCACatattaattcattttttaataacCAAAAGCTCAATCATATGTACTTACACAACCCTTATGTGGGAATGGTTAGGCCTTATGTTAATATAGGAATTGGCAGTTTCTTTCTTTGACTGAGCCTGAAAGAGGCCAATatacactgggcctgattctgatctcatttatacgGGTAATTCCATTAGTGTTACTGTTGCttaacaccagtgtaagtgagatcacaTCCCTCCAGCTGTACTTGTTGCCAAACTATACACATAGAAGGTGTTACCGGTAACTTTAAAAtctctgggtttgtacagcaccttgccaAGTGTGGTCCTCCATCCTAACTGAGGCTCCTAAACTCTACTGCCATacaaataatagataataatGCAAACACTTCTATCTATCTTGTGCTAACTAACAGCACAAAGCCTGCAAGAAACGTTAAAGATACATATACATCTTACCATAGACGACATAGGAATAGACAGCCTGATACTTCTCTTACTCACACCAGTAACCAACCGTTGAAAGTGAGAGGAGAAATAGCTCCAGAGACAGCAACAGTGATCAGGAAAACCCCCTCAACTGAGATTTGCAAGAGGCACATCTTCTAAACCTTTCTGACTCTGTCAAAAAATTATCTCCTTTAGACTGGACATCTGGTAACAATGGACCAAATCCTACAAACCCTTGACTATGTGATTTCAACAGGGCTACTTCTGTGAGCAAGGGGTTGCAAAATCTGGCCCATCGTCCAAATTTTTATGGGCTTGGTGAACAGATCTCTACCTGCCTTCACAACTGTTTGCTCTGATATACTTGTGGCTTGGTCATCTAACTGTGCCTCAGGAAATCTCTCAGAAACTACTCTAGCAATAAGTCCTCTTTGACCTCTTCCATTATAGAGGCAGGTAAACCAAGGCAGGCCCTCAACGTTTTGCTGCCCAGGGTGGCAAACATTTTCGGTGCCCCCCTTCGTGGCTGAGTAACACAAACACTTAAACAAGGGCTGAGCCATGTAACATGCCCCTCATGTTGATTTGGTGCCCTCCAGAAACTGGCACCCCAGTCAGCTGTCCCTAAAGCTGGCCACGAGTTAATCAGTAGAACCATCAGTAAGATCCATTACTCTGGTGAATTCatcattttgaaaacattcctTCTATGTTTTTCTTAAGCCCATTGAACTTTACCCAATAAACTTAATTTGCAAGTTAAAATTACTTTAACAGCTCTTTTTAATTTTATCACAGTCTTAGGGGACGGTTCTTAGGGGAATCAATATCTTGACTTCTCTGTGAGCAACAGTGTGAGCTGCAGGGATCACATTCTCAGGTCTAATGTAAAAGCAGGATGAAAATGTTCTTGAATACTCAAAGGAATGAGGCTTTATGGAAGTGTGGAAATAGTTTCCCTCTCTGTCATTCCCAGCACTTTTTTCCCATCCCCACTTACTGATCTGGGTGTTGCCTGTTGACGTAGCTGCTCCATAGTCTTCTCATGCTGCCGTTGCTTTTCATTGTCTTCCTGTTTGTGTTTCAGCCTGGTCAGTGCAGAATCCCACCTCATCTTCTCCAGCTCGAGATCAGTGGCTGTGATGCGCCTGCTGCATGGCTGTTCCAACTCCTCCAAATTGCTGATCTCACCCATGCTGTTGAATCCTTCTGGCTGCAAAGCATCAGCTTCTCTCTTTGCCCTGTTCTCCAAATGGACTGCTTGCCTCTTACCATCCAAGCCCTCTGTCATATCATCTGGGAAGTATGATGATGTTGGGGTACCTCTGGAAGCATCCTGGTACAAATTGGGAGTAGGTATCAATTCATATTTAAGCTGATATAAGAGACCTAATCAGGCTTTGCTGGGACAGATTTGGTCTCATGTACCTAAAACTTTGGGCAATTAAATATTCACATATTGACTATAATATCCTATAATATCCACCAGTTTCCTTTGAAAAGGTATTTTATAgagttggttgggaattttctgttgaattttttttccaacagaaaatacaatttctgcaaaatcaaaatttttctatAGGAAAATCTAAATGAACTATTTTGTTGAGGTCAGATTGAGCCAAATCAGAACATCCTGATTCATTGAACCAAATCAAAATGTCAGTTCAATATTAATCTATGTCCATCCAAGCTGCTGCCTCATGAGAGAGGTGCCTCAGATCTCCCATGCTCCCACTCTCCTTCAGGGGCTGAGCTCCCTGGCTGGATGACATCTCCCATTATACACCATGATCTTACCTCTGGCTGAATTTTCACTTCCACTTACCATCttctcatgctgctgctgcttcttgttaTCTTTATACTCAGCTATCTGCACAGTAAATTCAAACCCTGTCTGCATCTCCTTTAATGCTATACCAGCTTGGTCTGAATACTCCGACCCCTCCAGGTTGCTGAGACGCTCCAAATCGGCTTGTGTCTCCTGGTCTTTAACATGCAGAGACTCTGTCTCAACATGGGAGACATctgatgatgtcatggtatctcTGGGGGTGTCCTGGCACAGATTGGGGAAAAGCATAGATGTACTTTTAAGCACGTAACCCCTAAGAAGCCAAGGGACAGATTTTGAAAGATATTTAAGCACCTGCAaatgcagatagatgcctagtgggattttcagaagacacatggtgcctaactcccattgaaaccactgagaattaggcacctagacaattctgaaaatcccactagggacctatctgcatctttaagcacccaaatacctttaaaaatctggtcccaaACAGTATGCAGGGATGAGGTGGAAATATGACACCATCCTTTTCTACACCAACCAATAGATTTGGCTGGGGCCCGGAAGGAGGTATGCTGCATCATCATACGGCATAGCACAACACACTCCCTGGAGCTCTGGGAAGGATAAATTCTCTTTTCTGGAGGTACAATCCATTGTGGAGACCCCACAGAACGAagcagccccccaccgccccaaaCACAGACCAGTGCTTGCAAGATGCAATCTGCCGCTAGTCAGGGTCAAAAGTATCCTTTCAACTGACTTTTCTGAAATAAAAGTGCAACCTGTCTCTTATCCCAAGCTACACAGTATTTAGATAGAGATTTTATAAAGGAGGCATGAGTCACAAAAGTCATCTTTATAAGAGAAGATTTAGACAGGAAACAAAACACATTCGCTAATGCTCCTGAGCTACATGATTGCCTAAAGCTGATGAAGAAGGTAAGGAAAACTGAAGAATTACCATAGTTGATTCAGGCACAAAAGTGGTGGAGGAGACTAGACTAAACATTAGAGACATACACAGCAGTCTGTTTCACAAGTCCCCCATGCAGAAAATTCAACCCCAGCTGCTCCGACAGACCCACACCATTAAAACCCAAACCAAGCTACTTTTCCAAACTGCCACAGTGATGTCATGACATGCCACACCCTGCTGACATCATAATCACCTTGTTGCCACAACATATTACGTGCTTGCTGTTGCTAAGTGTCTGAACTGTCACAATACCTGTCCTCCCACATCCTCACGATTATCACTGATATAAATCTTTAGGTTTGGAGAGCAAGAAAAGGTCCATTGGTTAGGGCATCAGCCTGGGtcttgggaaacccaggttcaatctctgctctgctacagactttcctgtgtaaccttgcacaagtcacttagtctctcgatgcctttgtttcccatctataaaatagggatgatgGTACTTCACAGGCATGCTGTGAACATAAATACCTTAACAGAGTGggaggtgctcagctactataGTGATGGGGGGCTTAGAAGTACTTCAGATAAAACACGGTTTGCGTTCTGTGTGTACTGGGGCATGGGCAAAAGGAGTATGAGCCTCCAAATTTGGCCTATGTATTATTATTAGCATTTATAAGGCACCTATCATCATGGTATTTGTCACGTATGTGTCATGTAAATAAACAGTGGGCTTGATTCTTCATAGCCCagtaccttgtgtagtcatttataccacGGCAATGTGAGTGTGTCTCATTGGTACGTGATGTGTGGAGAGCAGGATCGTAGAAGCTATAGATGAGAAAGACATTAAATTATTGAGACCATCCCCGACATATCAATTATCCAGGGTAGTGTCAGTTTATGTCTGAATTTTCAAATCCCAGGCTGCTACACCCACCCTGATACATGAGTGGATAGAATTCCATTTTTAGCTTTGAATGAGAATTTTCAACACTGTTTTTAAGTGCTTTATCTGAAGATCTTATTACTTTGGCAGGTGCACCAGCACTAGGTATTTGTATACTCCGAAGCTGTACAAGTGGAGAAACAGGGAGCCCCAGAAGGTTTATGGGAGTAGCGTGTGCCTTCTGAGTCAGTAGTGCAGGAGCCCTGGAGCAATTTTTACAGCGGGAGTGCTCATGATGAAAACCATGAAAACCATGTATtaggtgtttgttattactacttcaagccagggggtgcagtagcacccctagttccagcaccactgcaatGGTGGAACAGAGATGTGTGGCACCCATTGGGCTTTTTCCAGTTAAGTTTCTTGCATCCCTGATGGCTACTGGAGAAATAGCAGTGCCTTACATTTACTCCAATTCTCAAGATGTCCTCCTGAAAGGATCTTCCTGTAAATCTTATGGAAGAGCCATAAAAGGACTTGACATCCCTGCTCAGGGACCAAGTGCTGTGGTGCATTAGGGAGAAATCCATTTAATATTATATGTATGTTTTTGCTGAATGATTGCATCGGTAGATAGGAGGCATGGGATGCTGTTTGCTCAGCAGGCATTACAGTGATACACATGTAATAAACCTCTCATCTGCTATTTGCCAAACTGCAACCTCCCTCCCTCAAACTTTTGTGGCCAGAGCAagtaaggtgctgagcagcctcaACTCCCAATGGTTTCAGAGGGACCTGGATGGTGGTCAGCACCTCACAGGGCCTTGtccttggtttattttttttatattggcTTCCAAATTCAAACCAGAGAGGAAGGTAAAGCCAATTCCTTCCACCCCCAAAAGTGGAGGCTGCTATTTCCTTCATCTAGTCATctcttttgctttgcttttctcctcGCCTGCTGTCAGTTGGCCTGCAGAACTGAGGTTAGCAGTTAGCAGGCAGCTACACTCTGTGATGCTGTCATTGCTCTGAAGTTACTGACACAGTTTCCAAGATGATGCTTTCTTTTACTTCCTTCTTtgctatatgacaggtttcagagtagcagccatgttagtctgtattcacaaaaagaaaaggagtacttgtggcaccttagagactaaccaatttatttgagcataagctttcgtgaggtaaagctcacttcatcggatgcataaagtggaaagtacagtgaggagattttatatatacacagaccatgaaaaaatatacattgtaaggagagtgatcacttaagatgagctattaccagcaggagagtggggtgcggggagagaaaaccttttgaagtgataatcaaggtgggccatttccagcacatttccaggagttaacaagaacatctgaggaacagtgggggggtcgggggggaaggaataaacaaggggaaatagtttcacttagtataatgattcaaccactcccagtctctattcaagcctaagttaattgtatccagtttgcagattaattccaattcagcagtctcttgttggagtctgttttcaaagtttttttgttgaaggatactcactttgagatcagaaatcgagtgaccaggaccgaatggctaggcagcagttctgcggaaaaggacctaggggtgacagtggacgagaagctggatatgagtcaacagtgtgcccttgttgccaagaaggccaatggcattttgggatgtattgaGAAATGCATGAGaaatgctggctgttcctgatcacttgcatgagaggaaagtgatcaggaacagccagcatggattcaccaagggaaggtcatgcctgactaatctaatcgccttctatgatgagattactggttctgtggatgaagggaaagcaatggatgtattgtttcttgactttagcaaagcttttgacacggtctcccacagtattcttgtcagcaagttaaggaagtatgggctggatgaatgcactacaaggtgggtagaaagctggctagattgtcgggctcaacgggtagtgatcaatggctccatgtctagttggcagccggtatcaagtggtgtgccccaagggtcggtcctggggccggttttgttcaatatcttcataaatgatctggaggatgctgtggattgcactctcagcaaatttgcggatgatactaaactgggaggagtggtagatacgctggaggggagggataggatacagagggacctagacaaattggaggattgggccaaaagaaatctgatgaggttcaataaggataagtgcagggtcctgcacttaggacggaagaacccaatgcacagctacagactagggaccgaatggctaggcagcagttctgcggaaaaggacctaggggtgacagtggacgagaagttggatatgagtcagcagtgtgcccttgttgccaagaaggccaatggcattttgggatgtataagtaggggcatagcgagcagatcgagggacgtgatcgttcccctctattcgacattggtgaggcctcatctggagtactgtgtccagttttgggccccacacttcaagaaggatgtggataaattggagagagtccagcgaagggcaacaaaaatgattaggggtctggaacatatgagttatgaggagaggctgagggagctgggattgtttagcctgcagaagagaagaatgaggggggatttgatagctgttttcaactacctgaaagggggttccaaagaggatggctctagactgttctcaatggtatcagatgacagaacgaggagtaatggtctcaagttacagtgggggaggtttagattggatattaggaaaaactttttcactatgagggtggtgaaacactggaatgcgttacctagggaggtggtagaatctccttccttagaggtttttaaggtcaggcttgacaaagccctggctgggatgatttaactgggaattggtcctgctttgagcagggggttggactagatgaccttctggggtcccttccaacccttatattctatgattctatgattctatgtataagtaggggcatagccagcagatcgagggacgtgatcgttcccctctattcaacattgggcctcatctggagtactgtgtccagttttgggccccacactacaagaaggatgtggataaattggagagagtccagcgaagggcaacaaaaatgatttggggtctggaacacatgacttatgaggagaggctgaaggaactgggattgtttaatctacagaagagaagaatgaggggggatttgatagctgctttcaactacttgagacgtggttccaaagaggatggttctagactattctcagtggtagaagatgacaggacaaggagtaatggtctcaagttgcagtgggggaggtttaggttggatattaggaaaaactttttcactcggtgaaacactggaatgcgttacctagggaggtggcagaatctccttccttagaagtttttaaggtcaggcttgacaaagccctggctgggatgatttaattggggattggtcctgctttgagcagggggttggactagatgaccttctgaggtcccttccaaccctgatattctatgattctatgaccagagagattgaagtgttctccgactggtttatgaatgttataattcttgacatctgatttgtgtccatttattcttttatgtagagactgtccagtttgcccaatgtacatggcagaggggcattgctggcacatgatggcatatatcacattggtagatgtgcaggtgaacgagcctctgatagtgtggctgatgtgattaggccctatgatggtgtcccctgaatagatatgtgggcacagttggcaacgggctttgttgcaaggataggttcctgggttagtggttctgttgtgtggtgtgtggttgctggtgagtatttgcttcaggttggggggctgtctgtaggcaaggactggcctgtctcccaagatttgtgagagtaatgggttgtccttcaggataggttgtagatccttgataatgcgttggagaggtttaacttaggcttgaatagagactgggagtggttgagtcattatactaagtgaaactatttccccttgtttattcctccgcccctcccccgccctctgttcctcagacgttcttgttaactcctggaaatgtgctagaaatggcccaccttgattatcacttcacaaggttttctctctccccaccccactctcctgctggtaagagctcatcttaagtgatcactctccttacaatgtatattttttcatggtctgtgtgtatataaaatctcctcactgtactttccactttatgcatccaatgaagtgagctgtagctcacggaagcttatgctcaaataaattggttagtctctaaggtgccacaagttctccttttctttgctATAGTTTTTCTCCACAGCAGCAAGTGCAAGCCATGGCGTATAATATTCAGGAGAACTGCTTACACTGCTGTTTGG
The genomic region above belongs to Caretta caretta isolate rCarCar2 chromosome 3, rCarCar1.hap1, whole genome shotgun sequence and contains:
- the LOC125633542 gene encoding uncharacterized protein LOC125633542 → MTSSDVSHVETESLHVKDQETQADLERLSNLEGSEYSDQAGIALKEMQTGFEFTVQIAEYKDNKKQQQHEKMDASRGTPTSSYFPDDMTEGLDGKRQAVHLENRAKREADALQPEGFNSMGEISNLEELEQPCSRRITATDLELEKMRWDSALTRLKHKQEDNEKQRQHEKTMEQLRQQATPRSFGQGLYDLLRPQNQYTLFLYCFIFIHLIYTVRELAFYFVIKHYLFCFAVVLYFIFKKIFQDYKNKKKCC